A window of the Desulforapulum autotrophicum HRM2 genome harbors these coding sequences:
- a CDS encoding HDOD domain-containing protein: MGLQSKSVEVKEQQVFGPKGQRLGRPENLPQLPQVIVKLIEACNNEDTDIRELAGIISMDAALTARLLEIFSSAALNLPKAPKTIESALVYLGMDTIKNIAISVSAMQVFKINRTIPEFDMAAYWRRSYTCAILSKKIALEQKYPHPDESFLAGLLHRIGQLVLLQNFPADYLPIIINCSTSTLDRKKAEQDKFQTTTEEVSSWLFRQWGLNPLMADAVLYLTESPEAVANALDLVKILFMANDLAENSTDTQDLVALFPITSTRLDQMVRETKQEVDTMAESLGLPVTDSLDPSKQEDLTATAENTLAMKVKEISLFHGTLQNLLNAENIDDILTTTENGIRILFNIPRLFYFLFDEGKELLNGWCNPDDKHHRLLDSIAIPMSNTSSLITSSLLKNQMLNSLIPQDVSNGAISDIQITRLLESDGLWAVPMQTFERPIGVIVLGVNNCHRETLHTNRSLLNLFARQTAMCIQSFNQRKEYASLVHDERMQAYTTLTQKIVHEVNNPIVIITNYLTLLSMKLPDRHPVQSELKVIDEEIHRISDLVQRLSNFSKPEIAEFERVNINELYSSVLSIIRKSIFLPRRIEASLIPDPMVPPVRTDKNGLKQVLINLLKNAAEAMDNGGKVTVTTRFVPGSSKILIDEKRKTPGSIEITIQDNGPGISDNIRKNLFEPYNSTKNKENSGLGLSIVHTIIRNLNGTITCDSHSDTGTCFTILLPVNSQGPGPTGMKPDSFDFPN; encoded by the coding sequence ATGGGATTACAGAGCAAATCTGTTGAGGTAAAGGAACAACAGGTGTTCGGGCCGAAAGGCCAACGCCTGGGACGACCGGAAAATCTTCCTCAACTTCCCCAGGTGATAGTCAAACTCATTGAAGCCTGCAACAACGAAGACACTGACATCCGGGAACTGGCCGGGATTATCTCAATGGATGCGGCCCTTACCGCAAGACTTCTTGAAATATTCAGCTCTGCAGCGCTCAACCTTCCCAAAGCCCCAAAAACCATCGAATCCGCCCTGGTTTACCTTGGCATGGATACGATAAAAAACATTGCCATCAGCGTATCTGCCATGCAGGTATTCAAAATAAACAGAACCATCCCCGAGTTCGATATGGCCGCCTACTGGCGCCGCTCATACACCTGTGCCATCCTATCAAAAAAAATAGCCCTGGAGCAGAAATATCCCCATCCGGATGAATCGTTTCTTGCAGGTCTGCTTCACCGAATCGGACAGCTGGTACTTCTTCAAAATTTTCCTGCTGATTATCTCCCGATTATCATCAATTGCAGTACCTCGACCCTGGATCGAAAAAAGGCAGAACAGGATAAATTTCAGACAACCACGGAAGAGGTGAGTTCATGGCTCTTCAGGCAATGGGGTTTAAACCCCCTGATGGCCGATGCAGTGCTATACCTGACCGAATCCCCTGAAGCCGTTGCCAATGCCCTGGACCTTGTGAAAATCCTGTTTATGGCAAATGACCTTGCGGAAAACAGCACAGATACTCAAGACCTTGTCGCCCTTTTTCCAATCACCTCCACAAGACTTGACCAAATGGTCCGTGAAACAAAACAAGAGGTCGACACCATGGCTGAGAGCCTGGGACTTCCTGTAACGGATTCCCTGGACCCTTCAAAACAAGAGGACCTCACAGCAACCGCAGAGAACACCCTTGCCATGAAGGTCAAGGAAATCTCCCTTTTCCACGGAACACTCCAGAACCTGTTGAACGCAGAAAACATTGACGATATCCTCACCACCACGGAAAACGGCATCAGGATACTTTTCAACATACCAAGACTGTTTTACTTTTTATTTGATGAAGGGAAAGAACTCCTGAACGGATGGTGCAACCCCGACGACAAACACCACCGGTTGCTGGACTCCATTGCCATTCCCATGTCCAACACCTCAAGCCTTATTACCTCATCCCTTTTAAAAAACCAGATGTTAAACAGCCTTATCCCCCAGGACGTCAGCAATGGGGCAATCTCAGACATACAGATCACAAGGCTCCTTGAAAGTGACGGGTTATGGGCTGTTCCAATGCAAACCTTTGAAAGGCCCATTGGCGTCATTGTACTTGGGGTTAACAACTGCCACCGGGAAACACTTCACACGAACAGATCCCTGCTTAATCTATTTGCACGCCAGACAGCCATGTGTATTCAATCTTTCAACCAACGGAAAGAATACGCATCCCTTGTCCATGACGAACGAATGCAGGCATATACCACCCTCACCCAAAAAATTGTCCATGAGGTGAACAACCCCATCGTCATAATCACCAATTACCTGACCCTGCTCAGCATGAAACTCCCGGACCGGCACCCCGTGCAATCGGAACTCAAGGTTATTGATGAAGAGATCCACCGCATATCTGACCTTGTGCAGAGACTCTCTAACTTTTCAAAACCCGAAATTGCCGAGTTTGAGCGGGTCAACATCAACGAACTCTATTCATCGGTTCTTTCCATCATCCGCAAATCAATCTTCCTGCCAAGGAGAATTGAAGCCAGCCTGATTCCCGACCCCATGGTTCCACCCGTACGGACAGACAAAAATGGCCTCAAGCAGGTATTGATCAACCTTTTAAAAAACGCTGCTGAAGCCATGGACAACGGCGGGAAAGTAACTGTCACAACCCGCTTTGTTCCAGGCTCTTCCAAAATCCTGATCGATGAAAAACGAAAGACTCCGGGAAGCATTGAAATCACCATCCAGGACAACGGCCCGGGAATCAGTGACAATATCAGAAAGAACCTGTTTGAGCCCTACAACAGCACGAAAAACAAAGAAAACTCCGGCCTGGGCCTCTCAATTGTTCACACGATTATCCGGAATCTCAACGGCACCATCACCTGTGACAGCCATTCTGATACGGGCACCTGTTTCACCATCCTTTTGCCGGTCAATTCCCAGGGACCCGGTCCCACCGGGATGAAACCCGACAGCTTTGACTTTCCAAATTAG
- a CDS encoding FAD-dependent oxidoreductase — protein sequence MVEKLIANNSTSGAVMVLGGGISGIQSAIDLANSGYYVYLVEQSSAIGGMMAMLDKTFPTNDCTMUVISPKLVEVGRHLNIELLTNTELLALSGEKGAFTAHIQENPRYVDLEKCTSCGDCAKVCPVDFPSEHNQGLNTRKATFKQYEQAIPWAFSITKKDRSPCTNACPNSVNAHAYVALAGEKKYKEALEVILRNLPLPGTIGRICPHPCEEACRRQLVESPLSICSLKRFIADQVNIKALPVPEILPRKERVAIVGAGPAGLTAGAFLARKGVKVTIFEALPVAGGMLKVGIPDYRLPPRVLEDEVFYITGHLGVDIQYNKALGRDFTVDSLFEDGFASVYLALGCHKGMELGIPGEASDGVISGVKFLKAVALGTCKRLTGKVVIIGGGDVAIDAARTALRMGADKVSVLYRRTKIEMPAWDEEIEDALEEGVDIQFLTAPKEVVATDGKTIGIRCLRMELGEPDNSGRRRPVPVEGSDFVIDTDYIITAIGQRTDTSCMDEKQGVTINRWGNIEVDPITFETRRKGVFAGGDAETGASIAINAVAAGNEAGVSILRFLDDQDLAQGRGPVEYAQKEFNSIPDTMKKAERQTMAKIPMERRLAGFDEVALGFTEDQAVAEANRCLDCMVCCECLECVKACEAGALTLETHLERQITRSIDVGAVIMALGSRPFDPKTLDDTYMYLRSPNVMTSLEFERILSAGGPTMGHLVRPSDGRAPEKIAWLQCIGSRDTNRCNNGYCSSVCCMYAIKDAMIAKEHSKMGLDCAIFNMDMRTFGKDYEQYYLRARDQDGVRFIKSRIHSVDEVRETGNLILNYVDEKGAMIKEEFDMVILSVGLEIPMESRSLARRIGVETDPHGFALTSPFNPLESSRPGVYVAGVFQGPKDIPASVTDASGAACVAGMALADARNTQVRTVEQPAERDVTDEPPRIGVFVCKCGINIAGVVDVDKVDAYAKTLPNVVYSEMNLFTCSQDAQVGIKEKIEEHRLNRVVVASCTPKTHEDIFMETLEKSGLNRYLFEMANIRNQDAWMHSETPEKATKKAEDLVRMAVARVATLTPLHEKQIPVTRRALVIGGGVAGMTAAKALGDQGFETVLVEKEKRLGGLGNRLVSTIEGGDIRAYVTQLAERIENHENVQVLKESLIVGFTGYKGNFTTEVLVGPGMYERKIHHGVVVVATGADEYTPVEYLYPETDRVTTQVELAQRLHDQGAGDLEHVVMIQCVGSRNDENPNCSRVCCQSAVKNAIAIKQGNPEATVFILYRDMRMYALLEEYYTEARQLGVLFFRFDRNDPPVVEQTDNGLTVTFTDHVLGVKLSVETDLVALSAGVQAADTQELASLLKIGRNPQGFFIEAHVKLKPVDATTEGVFICGTAHGPKLISETIAQALAAASRAVTFLSRDYLTLSAVTAEVDPENCAACLICVRSCPYNVPVINAEGVSYIDPALCQGCGVCAAECPAKTIKLNWYEDQQLLSKVEALLEEVS from the coding sequence ATGGTGGAGAAATTAATCGCAAACAACAGCACTTCCGGAGCTGTGATGGTCCTGGGTGGCGGTATTTCTGGCATACAGTCTGCCATTGACCTTGCAAATTCAGGCTACTATGTCTATCTGGTTGAACAATCCTCTGCCATTGGTGGGATGATGGCAATGCTGGACAAGACTTTTCCAACCAATGACTGTACCATGTGAGTTATTTCACCTAAACTGGTCGAGGTCGGCCGGCATCTGAATATTGAACTGTTAACCAACACCGAACTTCTTGCGCTTTCCGGGGAAAAAGGGGCGTTTACAGCTCACATCCAGGAGAATCCCAGGTATGTTGACCTTGAAAAATGCACAAGTTGTGGTGATTGCGCAAAGGTTTGTCCAGTGGACTTCCCGAGTGAACACAACCAGGGACTCAACACGAGGAAGGCGACCTTTAAGCAGTATGAGCAGGCCATTCCATGGGCTTTTTCCATCACCAAAAAAGACCGATCCCCCTGCACAAACGCCTGTCCCAACAGCGTCAACGCCCACGCCTATGTGGCCCTTGCAGGTGAAAAAAAGTACAAGGAGGCCCTGGAGGTTATTCTGCGAAATCTTCCGTTACCCGGAACCATCGGCAGAATTTGTCCCCATCCCTGTGAGGAAGCCTGCCGCAGGCAGCTGGTAGAATCCCCCCTTTCCATCTGTTCCCTCAAGCGATTTATTGCAGACCAGGTCAACATTAAGGCGCTGCCAGTTCCAGAGATTCTCCCAAGAAAAGAACGGGTGGCCATCGTGGGTGCGGGCCCTGCAGGGCTTACCGCTGGGGCCTTTCTTGCCAGAAAAGGGGTCAAGGTGACCATTTTTGAAGCCCTTCCAGTGGCCGGCGGCATGCTCAAGGTTGGTATTCCCGACTATCGGCTTCCTCCAAGGGTGCTTGAAGATGAGGTTTTCTACATCACCGGCCACCTTGGCGTTGACATTCAATATAACAAGGCCCTTGGCCGTGATTTCACCGTTGATTCACTCTTTGAAGATGGGTTTGCATCGGTTTACCTGGCCCTTGGCTGCCATAAAGGCATGGAACTTGGCATTCCGGGTGAGGCCTCTGATGGGGTGATTTCCGGGGTAAAGTTTCTCAAGGCGGTGGCCCTTGGTACCTGCAAGCGTCTCACGGGAAAGGTTGTCATCATTGGCGGCGGCGATGTGGCCATTGATGCCGCCCGGACAGCCTTGAGGATGGGGGCCGACAAGGTGAGCGTTCTCTACCGGAGAACCAAGATTGAAATGCCGGCTTGGGATGAAGAGATCGAGGATGCCCTTGAAGAGGGGGTTGACATCCAATTTCTCACAGCCCCGAAAGAGGTGGTGGCAACGGATGGCAAAACCATTGGCATCCGATGTCTTCGCATGGAACTTGGAGAACCGGACAACAGTGGACGTCGACGGCCGGTTCCGGTTGAAGGCAGTGATTTTGTGATTGATACAGATTACATCATCACGGCAATCGGCCAGCGCACCGACACCTCATGCATGGATGAAAAACAGGGCGTAACCATCAACCGCTGGGGCAACATTGAAGTTGATCCCATCACCTTTGAGACCCGAAGAAAGGGGGTCTTTGCAGGCGGTGATGCTGAAACCGGTGCCTCCATTGCCATCAATGCCGTTGCCGCAGGCAATGAGGCAGGTGTATCCATTTTAAGGTTTCTTGACGATCAAGACCTTGCCCAGGGCCGTGGTCCCGTGGAATACGCCCAAAAGGAGTTTAATTCCATTCCGGACACGATGAAAAAGGCCGAGCGCCAGACCATGGCAAAAATTCCCATGGAACGGCGCCTTGCAGGTTTTGACGAGGTGGCCCTTGGATTCACCGAAGATCAGGCCGTTGCCGAGGCCAACCGCTGCCTTGACTGCATGGTGTGCTGCGAATGTTTAGAGTGCGTCAAAGCGTGTGAAGCAGGTGCCTTAACCCTTGAGACCCACCTTGAACGGCAAATCACCAGATCCATAGATGTGGGTGCCGTGATCATGGCCCTGGGTAGCCGACCCTTTGACCCCAAAACCCTTGACGACACCTACATGTACCTGCGATCACCCAATGTCATGACAAGCCTCGAGTTTGAGCGGATCTTGAGCGCAGGCGGGCCCACCATGGGCCACCTTGTGCGTCCTTCAGATGGCAGGGCGCCTGAAAAGATCGCCTGGCTCCAGTGCATTGGTTCCCGTGACACCAACCGGTGCAACAACGGGTATTGTTCGTCGGTCTGCTGCATGTATGCCATCAAGGATGCCATGATTGCAAAAGAGCATTCAAAAATGGGTCTTGACTGTGCCATCTTTAATATGGACATGCGAACCTTTGGAAAGGATTACGAACAATACTATTTAAGGGCACGGGACCAGGATGGGGTAAGATTTATAAAATCTCGCATCCACAGCGTGGACGAGGTAAGGGAAACGGGCAACCTCATACTTAATTATGTGGATGAGAAGGGCGCCATGATCAAAGAAGAGTTTGACATGGTCATCCTTTCAGTGGGCCTTGAGATCCCCATGGAAAGTCGCTCCCTTGCAAGGCGTATAGGTGTTGAGACAGATCCCCACGGCTTTGCCTTGACTTCCCCGTTTAACCCCCTTGAGAGTTCAAGGCCCGGCGTGTATGTGGCAGGGGTGTTCCAGGGTCCAAAGGATATACCCGCTTCGGTCACAGACGCAAGCGGTGCGGCCTGTGTTGCAGGCATGGCGCTTGCTGATGCAAGAAACACCCAGGTCAGAACGGTAGAACAGCCAGCGGAGCGGGATGTCACCGACGAGCCGCCAAGGATCGGGGTGTTTGTCTGCAAGTGCGGCATCAACATCGCAGGCGTTGTGGATGTGGACAAGGTGGACGCCTATGCCAAGACATTGCCCAACGTCGTATATTCGGAGATGAATCTCTTTACCTGTTCCCAGGATGCCCAGGTTGGAATCAAGGAAAAAATTGAGGAGCACCGGCTCAACCGGGTGGTTGTGGCATCCTGCACCCCAAAAACCCACGAAGATATCTTCATGGAAACCCTGGAAAAGAGCGGTCTGAACAGGTATCTGTTTGAGATGGCCAACATCAGGAATCAGGATGCCTGGATGCATTCCGAAACCCCTGAAAAGGCGACAAAAAAGGCAGAAGACCTGGTTCGCATGGCGGTGGCAAGGGTCGCAACCCTGACACCCCTCCATGAGAAGCAGATTCCGGTTACCCGAAGAGCCCTTGTCATCGGAGGGGGGGTTGCTGGAATGACGGCGGCAAAGGCCCTTGGAGATCAGGGGTTTGAGACGGTTCTTGTGGAAAAGGAGAAGCGCCTCGGCGGTCTTGGTAACCGGCTTGTCTCAACCATTGAGGGGGGCGATATCAGGGCCTATGTGACCCAGTTGGCAGAACGGATTGAAAATCATGAAAATGTCCAGGTACTCAAGGAATCTCTCATTGTCGGTTTTACAGGGTATAAGGGAAATTTTACCACCGAAGTGCTGGTGGGACCGGGCATGTATGAACGAAAGATTCACCATGGAGTGGTGGTTGTGGCCACGGGTGCTGACGAGTACACCCCTGTTGAGTATCTTTATCCTGAAACGGACCGGGTGACAACCCAGGTGGAACTTGCCCAACGCCTCCATGATCAGGGTGCCGGAGACCTTGAGCATGTGGTCATGATCCAGTGCGTGGGATCCAGAAACGATGAAAATCCCAACTGTTCGAGGGTCTGCTGTCAATCGGCCGTTAAAAATGCCATTGCCATCAAGCAGGGCAACCCCGAGGCCACCGTATTCATCCTCTACCGGGACATGAGAATGTATGCCCTGCTTGAGGAGTACTATACCGAGGCAAGACAACTGGGTGTGCTCTTTTTCCGGTTTGACCGCAACGACCCCCCCGTGGTTGAACAGACCGACAACGGCCTCACGGTTACCTTTACCGATCATGTGCTGGGTGTGAAACTCAGTGTGGAGACCGATCTTGTGGCCCTTTCCGCAGGCGTTCAGGCTGCAGATACCCAGGAACTTGCGTCTCTTCTCAAGATTGGCCGCAATCCCCAAGGTTTCTTTATCGAGGCCCATGTGAAGTTAAAACCCGTGGATGCCACCACAGAAGGGGTTTTTATCTGTGGAACGGCCCACGGTCCAAAACTCATTTCTGAAACCATTGCCCAGGCCCTGGCAGCGGCCTCAAGGGCCGTCACCTTCCTTTCCAGGGATTATCTCACCCTTTCGGCCGTGACTGCCGAGGTCGACCCTGAAAATTGTGCGGCCTGTCTCATCTGTGTCCGATCGTGTCCCTATAATGTTCCGGTCATAAATGCCGAGGGGGTGAGCTACATCGACCCGGCCCTTTGCCAGGGGTGCGGTGTTTGCGCTGCTGAATGCCCGGCAAAGACCATCAAACTCAACTGGTATGAGGATCAACAATTGCTCAGCAAGGTGGAAGCCCTGCTGGAGGAGGTGTCATGA
- a CDS encoding methylenetetrahydrofolate reductase: protein MQFRKRLKTGEFARLVQIDPPKGTDVITMVNNAIKVKGVVDAFLVSEMKSAVMRMTSLGASLVLQQKGLDTIVQLSCRDRNRLALQGDLLAASALGIAAAMVVEGDPPATGDHVDAKAVYDLTDEALVKAIASLSKGRDLAGVELAGSVDLPMGVELSTGLRGGEREKELDRMKRMIDLGVCFFVTQPLFEFSMTEPFLKIAVKNGVTIIPTVLLVKSLGMARYMARNLAHIIMPEHVIDTLQKTPDKVKASISLAVDMIHEVREMGFGGVNVSCLGWEDKLPEVLGVMKGLKG from the coding sequence ATGCAGTTTAGAAAGCGGTTGAAAACGGGTGAATTTGCCCGTCTTGTTCAGATCGATCCGCCCAAGGGAACCGATGTGATTACCATGGTTAACAATGCCATCAAGGTCAAGGGTGTGGTTGACGCTTTTCTTGTCTCAGAAATGAAAAGTGCGGTCATGCGAATGACCTCCCTCGGGGCAAGCCTTGTTCTTCAGCAAAAGGGGCTTGACACCATCGTTCAGCTCTCCTGCCGGGACAGAAACCGGCTGGCCCTCCAGGGAGATCTGCTTGCAGCAAGCGCCCTTGGGATTGCTGCCGCCATGGTCGTTGAAGGAGATCCGCCAGCGACTGGGGATCATGTGGATGCAAAAGCGGTGTACGATCTCACCGACGAGGCCCTTGTAAAGGCCATTGCCTCGTTATCAAAGGGGCGTGATCTTGCCGGGGTGGAGCTCGCCGGCAGTGTGGATCTGCCAATGGGCGTAGAGCTTTCCACCGGCCTCAGGGGTGGAGAGCGGGAAAAGGAGCTTGACCGGATGAAGCGGATGATTGATCTGGGGGTTTGTTTCTTTGTAACCCAGCCTTTATTTGAATTTTCCATGACCGAACCGTTCCTCAAAATCGCCGTCAAAAACGGAGTCACCATAATCCCCACGGTTCTTCTGGTGAAATCCCTTGGCATGGCAAGGTACATGGCCCGAAATCTCGCCCATATCATCATGCCCGAGCATGTCATTGACACGCTTCAGAAAACGCCGGACAAGGTGAAAGCCTCAATTTCCCTGGCAGTTGATATGATCCATGAGGTCAGGGAGATGGGGTTTGGCGGGGTCAATGTCTCGTGTCTTGGATGGGAGGATAAGCTTCCCGAGGTACTGGGTGTGATGAAAGGACTTAAAGGGTAG
- a CDS encoding YraN family protein, translated as MENQKQRLGRLAEDAAQAFLENQGFTIVERNYRTRVAEIDIVAKEAETLVFVEVKARGAFSRGGPREAVSLAKQQKIILGARFFLMERGLVDVRVRFDVVAVYEENNAFRIELIRNAFQTD; from the coding sequence ATGGAAAATCAGAAACAGCGCCTGGGGCGACTTGCCGAGGATGCGGCCCAGGCTTTTCTCGAAAATCAGGGGTTTACCATTGTCGAGCGAAATTATAGAACCAGGGTTGCTGAGATTGATATTGTCGCAAAGGAGGCTGAGACCCTGGTGTTTGTCGAGGTCAAAGCAAGGGGTGCTTTTTCCCGGGGCGGCCCACGGGAGGCTGTTTCATTGGCAAAGCAGCAGAAGATCATTCTGGGTGCCCGTTTTTTCCTCATGGAACGGGGCCTTGTTGACGTCCGGGTGCGCTTTGATGTGGTGGCTGTTTACGAGGAGAACAACGCTTTCAGAATTGAGCTGATTAGAAATGCATTCCAGACCGATTGA
- the rsmI gene encoding 16S rRNA (cytidine(1402)-2'-O)-methyltransferase yields MHSRPIETDPGGPGTLYVVATPIGNLEDITFRAVRILGQVKVIAAEDTRHTGKLLAHYQIKNTLISCHEHNETRRIDEFILRLNQGDDIALVSDAGTPSVSDPGFELIRACTRSGIRVLPIPGPSAAIAGLSVSGLPTDAFLFQGFLPRKQGKRRDQLGALANERATLVFYESPRRIIALLTELVDILGDRPGMLAREITKIHEEYLRGNLSHIIESLSSRASVKGECVLFVAGSDKADSPMVSQEGLDEIIIEALQDSTQRTGDLAKAFAKKFNLSRKFVYERILALRKDQQF; encoded by the coding sequence ATGCATTCCAGACCGATTGAAACCGATCCTGGCGGACCAGGGACCCTTTATGTTGTGGCCACCCCCATTGGCAACCTGGAGGACATTACCTTCAGGGCCGTGAGAATACTTGGCCAGGTAAAGGTGATTGCTGCCGAAGATACCCGACACACGGGCAAACTGCTTGCCCACTACCAGATTAAAAACACACTCATCTCCTGCCACGAACACAATGAGACCCGACGCATTGATGAATTCATCCTGCGGTTAAACCAGGGGGACGACATTGCCCTGGTCTCCGACGCAGGCACCCCTTCGGTTTCTGACCCGGGTTTTGAACTCATCAGGGCCTGCACCCGGTCAGGTATACGGGTCCTTCCCATTCCAGGCCCTTCGGCAGCTATTGCAGGTCTGAGTGTTTCAGGCCTTCCCACGGATGCCTTCCTGTTCCAGGGATTTCTGCCAAGAAAACAAGGTAAGCGTCGGGATCAGCTTGGGGCCCTTGCAAACGAGCGTGCCACCCTTGTTTTTTATGAATCCCCCAGACGGATTATTGCTCTTTTAACTGAATTGGTTGATATCCTTGGCGATCGACCCGGGATGCTTGCACGGGAGATCACAAAAATCCATGAGGAGTACCTGCGGGGTAATCTTTCCCATATTATCGAAAGCCTTAGTTCAAGGGCCAGCGTAAAGGGGGAGTGTGTCCTTTTTGTGGCAGGATCGGACAAGGCAGATTCTCCCATGGTTTCCCAGGAGGGGCTGGATGAGATTATCATTGAGGCCCTTCAGGATTCAACCCAGCGGACAGGGGATCTTGCAAAGGCGTTTGCTAAAAAATTCAACCTTTCCAGAAAATTTGTGTACGAGCGTATTCTTGCACTCAGGAAGGACCAGCAGTTCTAG
- a CDS encoding AAA family ATPase → MTHPPQPFASALRTGEILLGEGLIRHEDVMRVLAIQQQGKARPLSNTNRLFGIILCDLNLITPLDNFLVLHANHKLATMDDILVQASMVSPRNVALARMESKKSQVPFFSVLLDQQHITEAELQKLTYDLYRIPFRRIKEFQFDPFHKGELATMVKERTALDKGIIPLVKQEKVILVGITDPLALLTLGIIREKFLHLRFKAVFIPFSRFKSLFNLLYTNTSLPGQTKPRPAAQPKTRAKTRAMTDPKTEQKTQPRIITVTSGKGGAGKTSISLNMALELAQSNQRVCLFDADLGLANINILTGINPEKDLESVLLGTHTLDEIVIKNFQGIDIIPGSSGVERMADLTRDEATHLIDSFLTLDRYDYFIFDTSAGISTQVLSFCMASHEILMVITPEPTSLTDAYALLKLLSNRQYTNPVNVVVNQVKNVKAAQNAYGQLRDTINRFLRIKLFALGIVVEDRHVPMSVISQTPFLTLFPDAAASKCIRRITQKLMARDWEGEARSLELFWRRCLNFLAENRSNRDHGKVQIPEQVSDADETRELMALIQGMETKISVLGEEIKVMKELVAKGLPAKER, encoded by the coding sequence GTGACACATCCCCCCCAGCCTTTCGCTTCTGCCCTTAGAACCGGCGAGATCCTCCTAGGTGAAGGATTGATCCGTCATGAGGATGTCATGCGGGTACTTGCCATCCAGCAACAGGGTAAAGCCAGGCCATTGAGCAACACAAACCGGCTGTTTGGCATAATTCTTTGCGACCTGAACCTCATCACCCCCCTTGACAACTTCCTGGTTCTCCATGCAAACCATAAGCTTGCCACCATGGACGATATCCTGGTGCAGGCATCCATGGTTTCTCCCCGAAACGTGGCCCTTGCCCGCATGGAGTCAAAAAAATCCCAGGTCCCTTTTTTTTCAGTGCTCCTCGACCAGCAGCATATCACAGAGGCTGAGCTACAGAAACTGACCTACGACCTCTACCGAATCCCCTTTCGCAGGATCAAGGAATTCCAGTTTGACCCCTTCCACAAAGGGGAACTTGCCACCATGGTCAAAGAGCGAACAGCCCTGGACAAAGGAATCATTCCCCTGGTTAAACAGGAAAAGGTGATCCTTGTAGGCATCACCGACCCTTTGGCCCTCCTTACCCTGGGGATCATCAGGGAAAAATTTTTACACCTGAGATTCAAGGCAGTTTTCATCCCTTTTTCAAGATTTAAGAGCCTTTTTAACCTTCTTTATACGAACACATCCCTGCCCGGACAGACAAAACCAAGGCCAGCGGCCCAGCCGAAAACCAGGGCAAAGACCAGGGCGATGACCGACCCGAAAACCGAACAGAAAACCCAACCAAGGATAATCACAGTAACAAGCGGCAAAGGCGGAGCTGGGAAAACCAGCATAAGCCTCAACATGGCCCTTGAACTTGCCCAGTCAAACCAGCGGGTCTGTCTTTTTGACGCAGACCTTGGACTTGCCAACATCAACATACTCACCGGGATTAACCCGGAAAAAGACCTTGAATCCGTTCTTCTCGGGACCCACACCCTGGATGAAATCGTCATCAAAAACTTCCAGGGCATTGACATCATTCCAGGCAGCAGCGGCGTGGAAAGAATGGCAGACCTGACCCGGGACGAGGCCACCCATCTCATTGACTCGTTTCTGACCCTTGACCGGTACGACTATTTCATCTTTGACACCTCAGCCGGTATCTCTACCCAGGTCTTGTCCTTTTGCATGGCAAGCCATGAGATCCTCATGGTCATCACCCCGGAACCCACCTCCCTCACGGATGCCTATGCCCTTTTAAAGCTGCTCTCAAACAGGCAGTACACCAACCCCGTTAATGTTGTCGTCAACCAGGTGAAAAATGTAAAAGCTGCCCAAAACGCCTATGGCCAGCTGAGGGATACGATCAACCGCTTTTTAAGGATCAAGCTCTTTGCCCTTGGCATTGTTGTTGAGGATAGGCATGTGCCCATGTCAGTCATTTCCCAGACCCCTTTTCTGACACTTTTCCCCGATGCAGCCGCATCAAAGTGCATTCGCCGTATCACCCAAAAGCTCATGGCCAGGGATTGGGAGGGTGAAGCCAGATCCCTGGAACTTTTCTGGCGTCGCTGTCTAAACTTTCTTGCTGAGAATCGATCCAACCGGGATCATGGAAAGGTGCAGATACCCGAACAGGTATCCGACGCAGATGAAACCAGGGAACTAATGGCGCTCATCCAGGGGATGGAAACAAAAATTTCAGTTCTTGGAGAAGAAATCAAGGTTATGAAAGAACTTGTCGCAAAGGGCCTTCCGGCAAAAGAACGCTAG